The genome window GACGGTGCTATATTAGTTGTATCTGCAGCTGATGGCCCAATGCCACAAACTCGTGAGCATATCCTACTATCTCGCCAAGTTGGTGTTCCATATATCGTAGTTTTCATGAACAAAGCTGATATGGTTGATGATGCTGAACTTCTAGAGCTAGTTGAAATGGAAATTCGCGAACTTCTAAGCGAGTATGATTTCCCAGGTGATGACACTCCAATCGTTAGCGGTTCTGCTCTTCAAGCGCTTGAAGAAGCTAAAGCTGGTACAGATGGTGAATGGTCAGCTAAAATTATGGCTCTTATGGATGCAGTTGATAGCTATATCCCAACTCCAGCTCGTGCAACTGATAAAGATTTCCTAATGCCAATTGAAGATGTATTCTCAATTTCTGGTCGTGGTACAGTTGTTACTGGTAGAATTGAAAAAGGTCTTGTTAAAGTTGGTGATACTATAGAAATCGTTGGTATCCGCGATACTCAAACTACAACAGTTACTGGCGTTGAAATGTTTAGAAAAGAGATGGATCAAGGTGAAGCTGGTGATAACGTTGGTGTTTTACTACGTGGTACTAAAAAAGAGGATGTTGAAAGAGGTATGGTTCTATGTAAGCCAAAATCAATCACTCCACATAC of Campylobacter vicugnae contains these proteins:
- the tuf gene encoding elongation factor Tu — protein: MAKEKFSRNKPHVNIGTIGHVDHGKTTLTAAISAVLSRKGLAELKDYDNIDNAPEEKERGITIATSHIEYETTNRHYAHVDCPGHADYVKNMITGAAQMDGAILVVSAADGPMPQTREHILLSRQVGVPYIVVFMNKADMVDDAELLELVEMEIRELLSEYDFPGDDTPIVSGSALQALEEAKAGTDGEWSAKIMALMDAVDSYIPTPARATDKDFLMPIEDVFSISGRGTVVTGRIEKGLVKVGDTIEIVGIRDTQTTTVTGVEMFRKEMDQGEAGDNVGVLLRGTKKEDVERGMVLCKPKSITPHTQFEGEVYILTKEEGGRHTPFFNNYRPQFYVRTTDVTGSITLPEGTEMVMPGDNLKITVELIAPVALEEGTRFAIREGGRTVGSGVVSKIIK